The Flavobacterium marginilacus genome window below encodes:
- a CDS encoding cellulase family glycosylhydrolase has product MKKKYVLMLGIILCACSKDEVAEVNQTSATAAPATENTVIKSSSLTAKVGAASIAGLNWADGRDNFVDGWVIISGLEAGDSYATVVAKTDAVLNGFTSKISGVNTIRIPINPPSVAESWWASYQGVIDKATSKGWKVIIACWESSSSKDGIIDNTTAFWSMWNTVITKYQSNSNVYFEPFNEPHGYTLAQLTGIYAQFLSNYPNVPKARIVLDGIGYSENVTGVGADSRFNGCLLGLHNYAFWATRSVTQWRADWRSRIGSYGSRTVITEFGATMNSGKDYQNGNQTDNEIAYIVATSDVCRTDKIASVYWPGLRDGDSYSVFNRGGSGTNISINTVNSSGVFRIRYGWGEN; this is encoded by the coding sequence ATGAAAAAAAAGTATGTACTTATGCTGGGCATTATTTTATGTGCCTGTTCAAAAGATGAGGTTGCGGAAGTTAATCAGACAAGCGCAACAGCTGCTCCTGCAACTGAAAATACGGTGATAAAAAGCAGTTCTTTGACTGCTAAAGTTGGAGCCGCATCCATTGCCGGATTAAACTGGGCTGACGGAAGAGATAATTTTGTAGACGGCTGGGTGATTATTTCGGGGCTTGAAGCAGGAGACAGTTATGCAACAGTTGTCGCTAAAACCGATGCTGTTTTGAATGGTTTTACAAGTAAAATAAGCGGTGTTAATACAATCCGCATCCCGATTAATCCTCCTTCGGTTGCTGAGAGCTGGTGGGCTAGTTATCAAGGGGTAATCGATAAAGCGACAAGCAAAGGCTGGAAAGTTATTATTGCCTGCTGGGAATCATCTTCGTCTAAAGACGGTATTATTGATAATACGACAGCCTTTTGGAGCATGTGGAATACGGTAATAACTAAATATCAAAGTAATAGTAATGTATATTTTGAGCCTTTTAATGAGCCTCATGGGTATACTTTGGCTCAATTAACTGGTATTTATGCCCAATTTCTTTCCAATTATCCAAATGTTCCAAAAGCAAGAATAGTTCTGGATGGTATAGGATATTCTGAGAATGTTACTGGAGTGGGGGCTGACAGCCGTTTCAACGGCTGTTTACTTGGATTACACAATTATGCCTTTTGGGCTACAAGATCTGTTACTCAATGGAGGGCTGACTGGCGTAGCCGGATAGGGAGTTATGGCAGCCGCACGGTTATTACTGAATTTGGTGCTACAATGAACTCTGGTAAAGATTACCAAAATGGAAATCAGACCGATAATGAAATTGCCTATATAGTTGCAACCAGTGATGTATGCAGGACTGATAAGATTGCCAGCGTTTACTGGCCAGGTCTAAGAGATGGTGACTCTTATAGTGTATTTAACAGAGGAGGCAGCGGTACGAATATTTCTATTAACACTGTTAATAGTTCCGGTGTATTCCGTATACGATACGGCTGGGGGGAGAATTGA
- a CDS encoding SusC/RagA family TonB-linked outer membrane protein, whose amino-acid sequence MKIKLSKILNGAMYLPLGVLFQFLFITQLSAAEKDFSGSRYVVNSNIKQQITVTGKVTSSEDGKGVPGTTVSVKGEKNLSVSTDFDGRYTINVPSDAVLVFSFVGFKTVERSVENNKEINVVLTPEKTSLDEVIVVGYGKQKKASLVAAITQVSGKVLERAGGVQSIGAALTGNVPGLITSASSGMPGEEDPQLFIRGASTWNNAQPLILVDGVERPINSVEITSVESVSVLKDASATAVYGVRGANGVILITTKRGQSGKALIRTTFNTTVKTLSKLPAKLDSYDGLMVKNSVIENELALSPSSWADYVPQAIINKYRYPANVAESERYPNVDWQDALFKDYAMSYNASLNVSGGTKSVKYFASADFLREGDMFKKYNNNRGYDPGYGYNRLNVRSNLDFQITSSTVFKVGLAGSRGIKKSPWGASGGEYTMWDAAYSTAPDVFLPYYEDGSWGYYAPNQGKASNSVANLARSGVQYVTTTRLNTDFTLEQSFDKWVKGLSFKGMVALDNSFVEGDRGISDLYNDAQEKYIDPVTGVVLFKKAYDSNNRFDFQEGVKWSTTGGSVRDWNTYRKLFYQLQLNYQAKIADNHHITALGLFSRDQYASGSEIPHYREDWVFRTTYNYADKYFIEYNGAYNGSEKFNENNRFAFFSSGGLSWIISKENFMKSTDSFLDLLKIRATYGEIGDDNINGRWLYQSQWAYGGNSVLGTTGESAEASPYTWYKQATVGNEDVHWEKAKKSDIGADFSFFKGFVTGTFDYYKEDRTDILLAGGSRAIPSYYGAVAPVANLGRVQNKGYELELKFNRTFGNGLNLWWTTNFTHTKNKIISADNPGLLPNYQKSEGYSIGQAHSYVSQGYYNTWDELYASTIHSTNDAAKLPGNFNILDYNGDGVIDSKDNIPFGYTGTPQNTYNNTVGVNWKGFSAFVQFYGVNNVTRQVVLTSLSGQNHVVYDQGSYWSKDNTDAVQPVPRWLATASEYNNGSRYMYDGSYLRLKNAEIAYTFDGKTNWIKSSGLQSIRFYLNGNNLFLWSNMPDDREANYAGTGWASQGAYPTVKRFNLGANIIF is encoded by the coding sequence ATGAAAATAAAATTATCTAAAATTCTAAACGGAGCTATGTATCTGCCTTTAGGAGTTTTGTTTCAGTTTTTGTTTATCACCCAATTATCAGCTGCAGAGAAGGACTTCTCTGGTTCAAGATATGTTGTAAACAGTAACATTAAGCAGCAAATTACAGTTACAGGAAAGGTAACGTCGTCAGAAGACGGCAAAGGTGTTCCAGGGACTACAGTTTCAGTAAAAGGCGAAAAAAATTTGAGTGTTTCCACAGATTTCGATGGAAGATATACCATTAATGTGCCGTCTGATGCTGTTTTGGTATTCAGTTTTGTAGGATTTAAAACGGTTGAAAGATCAGTTGAGAATAATAAAGAAATCAATGTGGTACTGACACCTGAGAAAACTTCCTTAGATGAGGTTATTGTAGTAGGGTATGGAAAACAGAAAAAAGCAAGTTTAGTAGCAGCAATTACCCAAGTTTCCGGAAAAGTTCTGGAACGTGCCGGCGGTGTTCAAAGTATTGGTGCTGCATTGACAGGTAATGTGCCGGGTTTGATAACATCAGCCAGTTCAGGTATGCCAGGAGAGGAAGATCCTCAGCTTTTTATACGTGGTGCAAGTACCTGGAATAATGCACAGCCTCTTATTCTTGTTGACGGTGTAGAACGTCCAATTAATAGTGTTGAGATTACTTCGGTAGAATCTGTTTCGGTATTAAAAGATGCATCAGCGACTGCGGTTTATGGGGTTAGAGGTGCAAATGGAGTAATACTTATTACTACCAAGAGAGGCCAGTCTGGTAAAGCATTAATAAGAACTACTTTTAATACGACCGTGAAAACTCTTTCTAAATTACCTGCTAAGCTGGATTCTTATGACGGGTTAATGGTTAAAAACAGTGTCATCGAAAACGAGCTGGCATTGAGTCCATCAAGCTGGGCTGATTACGTTCCTCAGGCTATTATTAATAAGTATAGATATCCAGCAAATGTAGCAGAATCTGAGCGCTATCCTAATGTAGACTGGCAGGATGCTTTATTTAAGGACTATGCGATGTCTTATAATGCAAGTTTAAATGTAAGCGGCGGTACTAAATCTGTTAAATATTTCGCATCAGCAGATTTTTTAAGAGAAGGCGATATGTTTAAAAAATATAATAATAATAGGGGGTATGATCCCGGATATGGTTATAACCGTCTGAATGTTAGAAGTAATTTAGATTTTCAAATTACTTCTAGTACAGTGTTTAAAGTTGGTCTTGCTGGTTCCCGCGGTATCAAGAAAAGTCCTTGGGGTGCATCAGGAGGCGAATATACCATGTGGGATGCTGCATATTCAACAGCTCCAGATGTTTTCCTGCCATATTATGAGGATGGTTCTTGGGGGTATTATGCTCCAAATCAAGGAAAAGCATCAAATTCTGTAGCGAATCTAGCGAGAAGCGGTGTTCAATATGTGACTACAACAAGATTAAACACAGATTTTACACTCGAACAAAGTTTTGACAAATGGGTAAAAGGGTTAAGTTTTAAAGGAATGGTCGCCCTAGATAATTCATTTGTAGAAGGAGACAGAGGAATAAGTGATTTGTATAATGATGCACAGGAAAAGTATATAGATCCAGTTACCGGCGTAGTACTTTTCAAAAAAGCTTATGATTCTAATAACAGGTTTGATTTTCAAGAAGGCGTTAAATGGAGTACCACTGGAGGTTCAGTGAGAGATTGGAATACTTATCGTAAACTTTTTTATCAATTACAGTTAAATTATCAGGCAAAGATTGCTGATAATCATCATATAACCGCTTTGGGGCTTTTTAGCAGGGATCAGTATGCGTCGGGAAGCGAGATTCCTCATTATAGAGAGGACTGGGTATTCCGTACTACTTATAATTATGCCGATAAATATTTTATTGAATATAATGGAGCTTACAATGGATCTGAAAAGTTCAACGAGAATAATCGTTTTGCATTTTTCTCTTCTGGCGGTCTAAGCTGGATTATTTCGAAAGAAAATTTTATGAAGAGTACTGATTCGTTTCTTGATCTATTAAAGATTAGAGCCACTTATGGAGAGATCGGTGATGATAATATTAATGGCAGATGGCTTTATCAATCCCAATGGGCATATGGCGGTAATTCTGTTTTAGGAACAACCGGTGAGTCAGCAGAGGCAAGTCCTTATACTTGGTATAAGCAGGCAACTGTTGGTAATGAAGATGTGCACTGGGAAAAAGCAAAGAAAAGTGATATAGGTGCTGATTTTTCTTTCTTTAAAGGATTTGTTACTGGTACGTTTGATTATTATAAAGAAGACCGAACTGATATTTTATTAGCAGGAGGCAGCAGGGCAATCCCTTCTTATTATGGAGCTGTCGCACCGGTTGCAAATTTAGGTCGAGTTCAAAATAAAGGTTATGAATTAGAATTAAAGTTCAATCGTACTTTTGGGAATGGTTTGAATTTATGGTGGACCACTAATTTCACTCACACAAAAAATAAAATAATAAGTGCAGATAATCCTGGATTACTGCCTAATTACCAAAAAAGCGAAGGATATTCTATTGGTCAGGCTCATTCGTATGTAAGCCAAGGTTACTACAATACTTGGGATGAGTTATATGCTAGTACAATTCACAGTACAAATGATGCGGCAAAACTTCCAGGGAATTTTAATATCCTAGATTATAATGGAGACGGTGTTATTGATTCTAAAGATAATATTCCTTTCGGCTATACAGGAACACCGCAAAATACTTATAACAATACAGTTGGTGTTAACTGGAAAGGTTTCAGTGCCTTTGTGCAGTTTTATGGTGTAAATAATGTTACCAGACAAGTTGTTCTTACCAGTTTATCAGGCCAAAATCATGTTGTGTACGATCAAGGATCCTACTGGTCAAAAGATAACACAGATGCAGTTCAGCCTGTTCCGCGCTGGCTGGCTACCGCTAGTGAGTATAACAACGGGAGCAGATACATGTATGACGGATCTTACCTTCGTTTGAAAAATGCTGAAATCGCTTACACTTTCGACGGAAAAACAAATTGGATTAAATCGTCTGGACTTCAAAGCATACGATTTTATTTAAATGGAAATAATTTGTTTTTATGGTCTAATATGCCCGATGACAGAGAAGCAAATTATGCAGGAACCGGCTGGGCATCACAAGGTGCTTATCCAACTGTAAAAAGGTTCAATTTAGGAGCTAACATTATATTCTAA